A genomic region of Platichthys flesus chromosome 4, fPlaFle2.1, whole genome shotgun sequence contains the following coding sequences:
- the camkk1b gene encoding calcium/calmodulin-dependent protein kinase kinase 1b: protein MSEDTACRAEPDPEHDGELADLVAAMNMAASRLTPPNGNRAGAPRPSSTQRLRLTERKMSLQERGPRIARQPTIETKRVSITDADDCVQLNQYKLKNEIGKGSYGVVKLAYDEDSEQYYAMKVVSKKKLMRLCGFLRRLPPPRSNSQDPLPKAALYLEKVYKEIAILKKLDHHNVVKLVEVLDDPDEDGLHMAFELVTKGPVMEVPTDDPFTEEQARFYFRDIILGIEYLHYHKIIHRDIKPSNLLLGDDGHVKIADFGVSNEFEGADALLSSTAGTPAFMAPEMMSEQEQGFSGKALDVWAMGVTLYCFVFGKCPFYDEYIVALRIKITNKPVDFPETPSICSELQELIERMLDKNPETRITIPEIKLHPWVTEDGSDPLPLEEEHCTALEVTEEEVQNSVKLIPKLSAVIVVKTMLRKRSFSNPFECLGRRAERSMSAPGGLLTGSWGLSSSPQLHPSLRSREGSRDGELEDLYEECTD, encoded by the exons ATGAGTGAAGACACTGCCTGCAGGGCGGAGCCGGACCCGGAGCACGACGGGGAGCTGGCCGACCTGGTGGCTGCCATGAATATGGCCGCCAGCCGCCTGACACCGCCCAACGGCAACAGGGCCGGTGCTCCGAGGCCCAGCAGCACTCAGAGACTTCGGCTCACGGAAAGGAAGATGTCTCTGCAGGAGCGAGGGCCCCGCATAGCCCGGCAGCCCACCATCGAGACCAAACGTGTGTCCATCACAGATGCTGAT GACTGTGTCCAGCTCAACCAGTACAAGCTGAAGAATGAGATTGGAAAG GGTTCATATGGAGTGGTGAAGTTAGCTTACGATGAGGATTCTGAACAGTACTAC GCGATGAAAGTCGTTTcaaagaagaagctgatgaggCTGTGTGGATTTCTGC GCCGCCTGCCTCCTCCAAGATCAAACTCACAGGATCCGTTGCCCAAAGCTGCGCTGTATCTGGAGAAAGTATACAAAGAGATTGCCATCCTGAAGAAGCTCGACCATCATAATGTTGTTAAACTGGTGGag gTGCTTGATGATCCTGATGAAGATGGACTTCATATGG CCTTCGAGTTGGTGACTAAAGg CCCGGTGATGGAGGTGCCGACAGACGACCCGTTCACAGAGGAGCAGGCTCGCTTTTACTTCAGAGACATCATCCTGGGAATAGAGTATT TGCATTACCACAAGATCATCCACAGAGACATCAAACCCTCCAACCTGCTGCTGGGAGACGACGGCCATGTCAAGATCGCTGACTTTGGCGTGAGCAACGAGTTTGAGGGGGCGGACGCCCTCCTGTCCAGCACGGCGGGGACCCCGGCCTTCATGGCCCCTGAGATGATGAGCGAACAGGAGCAGGGCTTCAGTGGAAAG GCGTTAGACGTGTGGGCGATGGGAGTCACGCTCTACTGTTTTGTCTTCGGGAAG TGTCCTTTTTATGACGAATACATCGTCGCCCTGCGAATCAAAATCACGAACAAACCTGTGGACTTTCCAGAGAC ACCATCGATTTGTAGCGAACTGCAGGAGCTCATTGAACGGATGCTGGATAAAAATCCTGAAACAAGAATCACCATCCCTGAAATCAAG CTTCATCCGTGGGTGACGGAGGACGGCTCGGATCCGCTCcccctggaggaggagcactgTACGGCGTTGGAAgtcactgaggaggaggtgcagaacAGCGTCAAGCTCATCCCCAAGCTTTCTGCTGTG ATTGTGGTGAAGACCATGCTGAGGAAGCGCTCTTTCAGTAATCCCTTTGAGTGTCTGGGCAGACGGGCAGAAAGGTCCATGTCCGCCCCCGGAGGTCTTCTTAC TGGTTCCTGGGGCTTGAGTTCTTCACCTCAGCTACATCCTTCCTTGAG gagcagagaggggagCAGAGACGGAGAGCTGGAGGACCTGTATGAAGAGTGCACCGATTAA
- the LOC133952319 gene encoding mitochondrial uncoupling protein 2-like, producing MAGRGTVDLAPSAAVKVFSAGTAGCVADLVTFPLDTAKVRLQIQGESKPPVGVQRARFRGVFGTIYTMVKTEGSRSLYSGLVAGLQRQMSFASVRIGLYDTIKQVYSRGSENVGIGTRLLAGCTTGAMAVVLAQPTDVVKVRFQAQGRLPEGGSAKRYSGTIDAYRTIARVEGVRGLWKGVFPNITRNAIVNCSELVTYDIIKELILQNKLMTDNMPCHFTAGFAAGFCTTIVASPVDVVKTRFMNSVPGQYSGAMNCALTMLIKEGPTAFYKGFVPSFLRLGSWNIVMFMSYEQIKRAVVRFQQTC from the exons ATGGCTGGGAGAGGGACGGTCGATCTGGCCCCTTCAGCCGCTGTCAAGGTCTTCTCAGCAGGAACAGCTGGCTGCGTGGCCGACCTAGTCACTTTCCCCCTGGACACAGCCAAAGTCAGACTGCAG ATCCAAGGTGAATCCAAGCCCCCGGTGGGAGTCCAGAGGGCGAGGTTCAGGGGGGTTTTTGGCACCATCTACACCATGGTGAAGACCGAGGGCTCCAGGAGTCTGTACAGTGGACTGGTGGCCGGGCTGCAGAGACAGATGAGCTTCGCCTCGGTGCGGATTGGCCTCTACGACACCATCAAGCAGGTCTACAGCCGAGGATCAGAGA ACGTAGGAATCGGGACTCGGCTGCTGGCGGGCTGCACCACGGGGGCCATGGCTGTGGTGCTGGCTCAGCCGACTGATGTGGTCAAAGTCAGGTTCCAGGCCCAGGGTCGCCTGCCGGAGGGCGGCTCCGCGAAGAGGTACAGCGGCACCATCGACGCCTACAGGACCATCGCCAGGGTTGAAGGCGTCAGAGGGCTCTGGAAAG GTGTTTTCCCAAATATAACTCGTAATGCCATCGTGAACTGCTCCGAGCTGGTGACgtatgacatcatcaaagaGCTCATCCTGCAGAACAAACTGATGACAG ACAACATGCCGTGTCACTTCACCGCCGGCTTCGCTGCAGGTTTCTGCACCACCATCGTAGCGTCCCCGGTGGACGTGGTCAAAACCCGCTTCATGAACTCAGTCCCCGGGCAGTACAGCGGTGCCATGAACTGTGCCCTCACCATGCTCATTAAAGAGGGGCCCACAGCTTTCTATAAGGG CTTTGTGCCCTCGTTTCTTCGCCTGGGCTCCTGGAACATCGTGATGTTTATGAGCTACGAGCAGATCAAGAGAGCGGTGGTGAGGTTTCAGCAGACCTGCTAG